One Rissa tridactyla isolate bRisTri1 chromosome 1, bRisTri1.patW.cur.20221130, whole genome shotgun sequence DNA segment encodes these proteins:
- the GCC2 gene encoding GRIP and coiled-coil domain-containing protein 2 isoform X3: MTEAEVGRGGCSGADSGCGGDAAAISPPLRPAGSAMEVQDAGQEMVASSVTPGSGKSKLDTLPKEDLIKFAKKQVMLMQKVKSRCTELEKEIEELRSKAAAGGADDIIQALTERLDVVLLEKAESQQQCVALKKENIQRKQEAEAAVAKTEELQKQLEQSSIDSQKEIKSLKSELANAQCKHNEDLTKLKMELEEQVKKQMELVEQIQCHSDSQKEVKRLQDDVQRIKSTYEEQILCLSKQLETVNEDKNKEVTNLQETIKSNSQCYHNEIKNLNEELKKLKIAHQEEVSELMHQIEISSKENEEKQNQINQLQHNLAEESLIKEKNAKDEMCACTNQHEDDLEQLREVLNKSVENKIDVVDTQEEPCVEAKMEEKVRHLEYSLAELQSQHSILKDELTYMSNVKLKLEEEIHRIKDEYFHEREDLDFKINELQLTKEDYCCVIEKLKLELQAARQHCETAVKEHKLETQALKEQHKREISELNETLLSGSEKEKMTLVFEMQELREQLEKVTQEKEEAVSNYNSLRETMETLQTELGESAGKISQEFESMRQQQASDVSELQQKLRAAFNEKDVLLETVNRLQEETKKLSSNQLEIEELKCKIVSLQEENSTITSSIDQKETAMKELEEKISALTDQNKDILNEVKCLVEERETLQETCKQEHRQVQELQQEVDVANQYNSDLKKKVEDLTERLNEALTRKSENAQMLEQLENQIGSLVREKENLSSEACTLREENKKILQEKGELSEELEKITSEKGGWLVLKEQSENLEKKLQMVTAEKDQISTLLESEQVHRSLVRAQLYHLLEQVGFSVSDSDGEYDSVNLLHIVNECLAKMKEEQCLALQNEEKIHHLQQEVERLEEENAAQYTEHRSLIEDFEKEKALLREELEGALSEKEALQHDIQELKNASEKSRIENQDPLANIEEITQKLAFYESQIQQQQKGSEKQDDLNFILEQKEAELRNVKDELSSLKTLMETVTEKTDQQSSVAELQEKIGRLEKEAADKGEKLNKIKVVAVKAKKELDASRKEMQALKEELELVRSEKDQLSASMKDVIQGAESYKHDQLQSANEDLLARVETLQHNAKLLEAQILEVQRAKAKADKELEAEKLLKEQKTKEHSGALREMEELQMQLQKEKKQLQKTMQELELARKDAQKSTLMDMEIADYERLVKELNQKITDKDSRIEDLEQETGIQKQKQETLQEEIKSLQSTMQQDEERNAKIKQLLVKTKKELADSKQAENDHLMLQASLKGELEASQQQVEAYKIQVAVLTSEKHKVQEHLRTSSEQHQRTLSAYQQKIATLQEECRAAQAEQASVTSEFESYKVRVHNVLKQQKNKSASQPESEGAKQEREQLEMVIDQLKVKLQDAQHNSQMNASELQALQSEHDTLLERHNKMLQETVAKEAELREKLCTIQSENMVMKTEHAQTLSQLTAQNEALRNNFRDQVRNLQEEHRKTVETLQQQLSRVEAQLFQLRNEPSTRGPAVSNPATKNLRERRNTDLPVLDVHTIAREEGEGMETTDTESVSSASTYVPSLEQLLNSPEAKLEPSQWQTELTKDELMQKLNTTAKSADHLNELLRESEATNAILMEQIKLLKNEIRRLERNQEREKSVANLEYLKNVLLQFIFLKSGSEKERLLPVIDTMLQLSPEEKGKLVAIAQGEEESTSRPSGWASYLHSWSGLR; encoded by the exons ATGACGGAGGCGGAAGTGGGTCGGGGAGGATGTAGCGGGGCTGACAGCGGCTGCGGTGGCGACGCTGCCGCCATCTCCCCGCCCCTGCGGCCGGCCGGCTCCGCCATGGAG GTTCAAGATGCTGGGCAAGAGATGGTGGCGTCTTCTGTCACACCAGGATCAGGCAAATCAAAG CTGGACACATTGCCCAAAGAAGATCTCATCAAGTTTGCAAAAAAGCAAGTGATGCTTATGCAGAAAGTAAAGTCAAGATGTACAG AACTAGAGAAAGAGATTGAAGAACTCAGATCTaaagcagctgctggaggagctgatgATATTATTCAG GCTCTCACAGAAAGACTGGATGTTGTGCTTCTGGAAAAAGCTGAGAGTCAGCAGCAGTGTGTagctctgaaaaaagaaaatattcaaagaaagcaagaagcagaG GCTGCAGTGGCTAAGACAGAAGAACTGCAGAAGCAACTGGAGCAATCAAGTATTGACtctcagaaagaaataaagtctCTGAAGAGTGAATTGGCAAATGCACAATGCAAACACAATGAGGACTTAACAAAGCTGAAAATGGAGTTAGAGGAACAAGTGAAGAAACAAATGGAGCTGGTGGAACAGATTCAATGTCATAGTGATAGtcaaaaagaagttaaaagattACAAGATGATGTCCAAAGAATTAAATCTACTTATGAGGAGCAAATTTTGTGTCTGAGCAAGCAGTTGGAAACTGTGAATGAAGACAAAAACAAAGAAGTGACAAATCTGCAAGAAACTATTAAAAGCAACTCTCAATGTTACCATAATGAAATCAAAAATCTGAATGAAgagcttaaaaaattaaaaattgcccaTCAGGAAGAGGTGTCAGAGTTGATGCATCAGATTGAAATATCatctaaagaaaatgaagaaaagcaaaatcagatAAATCAGTTACAGCACAATTTGGCAGAGGAGAgcttaataaaagagaaaaatgcgaAGGATGAAATGTGTGCATGTACTAACCAGCATGAAGATGACTTGGAGCAGCTGAGAGAAGTCTTAAATAAGAGTGTAGAAAACAAGATAGATGTTGTAGATACACAAGAAGAACCTTGTGTAGaagcaaaaatggaagaaaaggttAGGCACCTGGAGTATAGTTTAGCAGAGCTCCAGTCCCAACATAGCATACTAAAAGATGAGTTAACGTACATGAGTAATGTCAAACTAAAACTGGAAGAGGAAATCCATCGCATAAAGGATGAGTACTTCCATGAGCGGGAAGACTTGGACTTTAAGATAAATGAATTGCAGCTTACTAAAGAAGATTACTGTTGTGTAATCGAAAAACTAAAATTGGAGCTTCAAGCAGCAAGACAGCATTGTGAAACCGCTGTAAAAGAGCATAAGTTAGAGACTCAAGCTCTGAAAGAGCAACACAAGAGAGAAATTTCTGAACTAAATGAAACTTTATTATCTggttctgaaaaagaaaaaatgacattAGTTTTTGAAATGCAGGAACTTAGAGAACAACTTGAAAAGGTAactcaggaaaaagaagaagcgGTGTCCAATTACAATAGCCTAAGAGAAACAATGGAAACTCTACAAACTGAGCTAGGGGAATCTGCTGGAAAGATCAGCCAGGAGTTTGAATCAATGAGACAACAGCAAGCTTCTGATGTCAGTGAACTGCAACAGAAACTCCGAGCTGCTTTTAATGAAAAGGATGTTCTTCTTGAAACTGTGAATCGCCTCCAGGAAGAAACGAAAAAATTGTCATCTAATCAGCTAGAAATAGAAGAACTTAAATGTAAAATTGTTAGTCTCCAGGAGGAGAATAGCACAATAACAAGTTCCATTGACCAAAAAGAGACTGCTATGAAAGAACTggaagagaagatcagtgctctTACTGATCAAAACAAGGATAttttaaatgaagtaaaatgcTTGGTTGAAGAAAGAGAAACCCTTCAGGAAACATGCAAGCAAGAACATAGACAAGTGCAGGAACTTCAGCAAGAAGTAGATGTTGCTAACCAGTACAATAGCGACCTGAAGAAAAAAGTGGAGGATTTAACAGAGAGACTGAACGAAGCTTTAACTAGGAAGAGTGAAAACGCTCAAATGCTAGAGCAACTGGAAAACCAGATTGGATCTCTAGTGCGTGAAAAAGAGAACCTTTCATCTGAAGCATGTACTCTTCgtgaggaaaataagaaaatcctTCAGGAAAAAGGTGAATTAAGTGAAGAGCTCGAAAAGATTACATCTGAAAAAGGTGGTTGGTTAGTGTTGAAAGAGCAGTCTGAAAACTTAGAAAAGAAACTACAGATGGTGACTGCAGAAAAAGACCAAATATCAACATTACTTGAAAGCGAACAAGTGCACAGATCCCTTGTAAGAGCTCAGCTGTACCACTTACTTGAGCAAGTTGGGTTCAGCGTTTCAGATTCTGATGGGGAATATGATTCTGTTAACTTGTTACACATTGTGAATGAATGCTTggcaaaaatgaaagaagagcAATGTCTTGCTTTACAGAATGAGGAGAAAATTCATCATTTGCAGCAGGAAGTTGAGAGActagaggaagaaaatgcagctcAATATACAGAACATAGATCCCTGATTGaggattttgaaaaagaaaaggctctcTTGAGAGAAGAATTGGAAGGAGCATTGTCTGAAAAAGAAGCACTTCAACATGATATCCAGGAGCTGAAGAATGCCAGTGAAAAATCAAGGATTGAAAATCAAGATCCTTTAGCTAATATTGAAGAGATCACTCAAAAACTTGCTTTTTATGAAAGTCAAatacaacaacagcaaaaaggatCAGAAAAACAAGACGACTTAAATTTCATTCTGGAACAAAAGGAAGCTGAACTTAGAAATGTGAAAGACGAACTGAGTTCTCTAAAG ACTTTAATGGAGACAGTGACTGAGAAAACTGATCAACAGTCTTCAGTAGCAGAGCTTCAAGAAAAAATTG gaagaCTGGAAAAAGAAGCTGCAGACAAAGGAGAGAAGCTAAATAAAATTAAGGTGGTTGctgtaaaagcaaagaaagaattaGATGCCAGTCGAAAAGAG ATGCAGGCACTGAAGGAAGAATTGGAGTTGGTTCGATCAGAAAAAGATCAGTTGTCTGCTTCAATGAAAGATGTCATTCAAGGAGCTGAAAGCTATAAG CATGATCAGTTACAGTCTGCTAATGAAGACCTCCTGGCTCGTGTTGAAACACTGCAACATAATGCTAAGCTGCTGGAAGCTCAGATACTGGAGGTACAAAGAGCCAAGGCAAAGGCTGACAAAGAACTAGAAGCCGAAAAGCttctaaaagaacagaaaacaaag GAACATAGTGGTGCTCTCCGAGAAATGGAGGAGCTTCAGATGcaacttcagaaggaaaagaaacagctgcagaaaaccaTGCAAGAACTAGAGCTGGCCAGAAAG GATGCTCAAAAGAGTACACTGATGGATATGGAAATAGCTGATTATGAAAGGCTAGTAAAAGAACTTAATCAGAAGATTACTGATAAAGACAGTAGAATAGAAGATCTCGAGCAAGAGACGGGgattcagaaacagaagcaagagACCCTACAGGAAGAAATAA AGTCCCTTCAGTCAACTATGCAACAGGATGAGGAAAGAAATGCCAAGATAAAACAGCTCCTGgtgaaaaccaaaaaagaacTGGCTGATTCAAAACAAGCT GAAAATGACCATCTAATGCTGCAGGCATCATTAAAAGGGGAACTGGAAGCCAGTCAACAACAAGTGGAAGCCTATAAG ATTCAAGTGGCTGTACTAACATCAGAAAAGCATAAAGTTCAGGAACACCTGCGAACTTCTTCAGAACAACACCAGCGTACATTGAGTGCTTACCAGCAAAAAATAGCAACCTTGCAAGAAGAGTGCAGAGCAGCACAG GCTGAACAAGCATCTGTTACTTCTGAATTCGAGAGCTACAAAGTCCGTGTTCATAATGttctaaaacagcaaaagaataaaTCTGCTTCTCAGCCTGAATCTGAGGGAGCCAAACAAGAAAG agAACAGTTGGAAATGGTGATAGATCAACTTAAAGTGAAGCTGCAAGATGCTCAGCATAATTCACAGATGAATGCGTCTGAACTCCAGGCGTTGCAGTCTGAACACGACACCCTGCTGGAAAGACACAATAAGATGCTACAAGAGACTGTTGCAAAAGAGGCAGAACTCCGTGAAAA GCTTTGCACAATACAATCTGAGAACATGGTCATGAAAACAGAGCATGCCCAGACTTTAAGTCAGCTGACAGCCCAGAATGAAGCTCTCCGTAACAATTTCAGAGATCAAGTCAGGAACCTGCAAGAAGAGCACAGGAAGACAGTAGAGACACTTCAGCAGCAACTGTCCAGAGTAGAAGCTCAGCTTTTCCAACTCAGGAATGAACCAAGCACTAGAG GTCCAGCTGTTTCAAATCCAGCAACGAAGAACTTAAGAGAACGACGAAACACTGACCTTCCTGTTCTCGATGTGCACACTATAGctagggaagagggagaaggcaTGGAAACAACGGACACAGAGTCTGTCTCTTCAGCCAGCACCTACGTACCATCCCTAGAACAACTTCTGAACTCCCCGGAAGCAAAACTTG AACCATCCCAGTGGCAAACAGAACTGACCAAGGATGAACTGATGCAGAAACTGAACACAACAGCGAAGAGTGCCGATCATTTGAATGAATTACTACGGGAATCAGAAGCAACCAATGCAATTCTCATGGAACAAATAAAG CTTCTTAAGAATGAAATAAGAAGGTTGGAAAGAAATCAAGAGAGAGAAAAGTCTGTGGCTAATCTAGAATACTTAAAGAATGTTCTACTTCAGTTCATATTTCTAAAATCAGGAAGCGAGAAAGAAAGGCTGCTCCCAGTAATAGACACCATGTTGCAGctcagccctgaagagaaggggAAGCTAGTTGCAATTGCCCAAG gtGAGGAGGAGAGTACCTCACGGCCTTCTGGGTGGGCTTCATACCTCCACAGCTGGTCAGGGCTTCGATGA
- the GCC2 gene encoding GRIP and coiled-coil domain-containing protein 2 isoform X2: MTEAEVGRGGCSGADSGCGGDAAAISPPLRPAGSAMEVQDAGQEMVASSVTPGSGKSKLDTLPKEDLIKFAKKQVMLMQKVKSRCTELEKEIEELRSKAAAGGADDIIQALTERLDVVLLEKAESQQQCVALKKENIQRKQEAEAAVAKTEELQKQLEQSSIDSQKEIKSLKSELANAQCKHNEDLTKLKMELEEQVKKQMELVEQIQCHSDSQKEVKRLQDDVQRIKSTYEEQILCLSKQLETVNEDKNKEVTNLQETIKSNSQCYHNEIKNLNEELKKLKIAHQEEVSELMHQIEISSKENEEKQNQINQLQHNLAEESLIKEKNAKDEMCACTNQHEDDLEQLREVLNKSVENKIDVVDTQEEPCVEAKMEEKVRHLEYSLAELQSQHSILKDELTYMSNVKLKLEEEIHRIKDEYFHEREDLDFKINELQLTKEDYCCVIEKLKLELQAARQHCETAVKEHKLETQALKEQHKREISELNETLLSGSEKEKMTLVFEMQELREQLEKVTQEKEEAVSNYNSLRETMETLQTELGESAGKISQEFESMRQQQASDVSELQQKLRAAFNEKDVLLETVNRLQEETKKLSSNQLEIEELKCKIVSLQEENSTITSSIDQKETAMKELEEKISALTDQNKDILNEVKCLVEERETLQETCKQEHRQVQELQQEVDVANQYNSDLKKKVEDLTERLNEALTRKSENAQMLEQLENQIGSLVREKENLSSEACTLREENKKILQEKGELSEELEKITSEKGGWLVLKEQSENLEKKLQMVTAEKDQISTLLESEQVHRSLVRAQLYHLLEQVGFSVSDSDGEYDSVNLLHIVNECLAKMKEEQCLALQNEEKIHHLQQEVERLEEENAAQYTEHRSLIEDFEKEKALLREELEGALSEKEALQHDIQELKNASEKSRIENQDPLANIEEITQKLAFYESQIQQQQKGSEKQDDLNFILEQKEAELRNVKDELSSLKTLMETVTEKTDQQSSVAELQEKIGRLEKEAADKGEKLNKIKVVAVKAKKELDASRKEMQALKEELELVRSEKDQLSASMKDVIQGAESYKNLLMEYDKQGEQLDSEKSRASNLEHQIDDLTRQLQVSSQQHDQLQSANEDLLARVETLQHNAKLLEAQILEVQRAKAKADKELEAEKLLKEQKTKEHSGALREMEELQMQLQKEKKQLQKTMQELELARKDAQKSTLMDMEIADYERLVKELNQKITDKDSRIEDLEQETGIQKQKQETLQEEIKSLQSTMQQDEERNAKIKQLLVKTKKELADSKQAENDHLMLQASLKGELEASQQQVEAYKIQVAVLTSEKHKVQEHLRTSSEQHQRTLSAYQQKIATLQEECRAAQAEQASVTSEFESYKVRVHNVLKQQKNKSASQPESEGAKQEREQLEMVIDQLKVKLQDAQHNSQMNASELQALQSEHDTLLERHNKMLQETVAKEAELREKLCTIQSENMVMKTEHAQTLSQLTAQNEALRNNFRDQVRNLQEEHRKTVETLQQQLSRVEAQLFQLRNEPSTRAREEGEGMETTDTESVSSASTYVPSLEQLLNSPEAKLEPSQWQTELTKDELMQKLNTTAKSADHLNELLRESEATNAILMEQIKLLKNEIRRLERNQEREKSVANLEYLKNVLLQFIFLKSGSEKERLLPVIDTMLQLSPEEKGKLVAIAQGEEESTSRPSGWASYLHSWSGLR, encoded by the exons ATGACGGAGGCGGAAGTGGGTCGGGGAGGATGTAGCGGGGCTGACAGCGGCTGCGGTGGCGACGCTGCCGCCATCTCCCCGCCCCTGCGGCCGGCCGGCTCCGCCATGGAG GTTCAAGATGCTGGGCAAGAGATGGTGGCGTCTTCTGTCACACCAGGATCAGGCAAATCAAAG CTGGACACATTGCCCAAAGAAGATCTCATCAAGTTTGCAAAAAAGCAAGTGATGCTTATGCAGAAAGTAAAGTCAAGATGTACAG AACTAGAGAAAGAGATTGAAGAACTCAGATCTaaagcagctgctggaggagctgatgATATTATTCAG GCTCTCACAGAAAGACTGGATGTTGTGCTTCTGGAAAAAGCTGAGAGTCAGCAGCAGTGTGTagctctgaaaaaagaaaatattcaaagaaagcaagaagcagaG GCTGCAGTGGCTAAGACAGAAGAACTGCAGAAGCAACTGGAGCAATCAAGTATTGACtctcagaaagaaataaagtctCTGAAGAGTGAATTGGCAAATGCACAATGCAAACACAATGAGGACTTAACAAAGCTGAAAATGGAGTTAGAGGAACAAGTGAAGAAACAAATGGAGCTGGTGGAACAGATTCAATGTCATAGTGATAGtcaaaaagaagttaaaagattACAAGATGATGTCCAAAGAATTAAATCTACTTATGAGGAGCAAATTTTGTGTCTGAGCAAGCAGTTGGAAACTGTGAATGAAGACAAAAACAAAGAAGTGACAAATCTGCAAGAAACTATTAAAAGCAACTCTCAATGTTACCATAATGAAATCAAAAATCTGAATGAAgagcttaaaaaattaaaaattgcccaTCAGGAAGAGGTGTCAGAGTTGATGCATCAGATTGAAATATCatctaaagaaaatgaagaaaagcaaaatcagatAAATCAGTTACAGCACAATTTGGCAGAGGAGAgcttaataaaagagaaaaatgcgaAGGATGAAATGTGTGCATGTACTAACCAGCATGAAGATGACTTGGAGCAGCTGAGAGAAGTCTTAAATAAGAGTGTAGAAAACAAGATAGATGTTGTAGATACACAAGAAGAACCTTGTGTAGaagcaaaaatggaagaaaaggttAGGCACCTGGAGTATAGTTTAGCAGAGCTCCAGTCCCAACATAGCATACTAAAAGATGAGTTAACGTACATGAGTAATGTCAAACTAAAACTGGAAGAGGAAATCCATCGCATAAAGGATGAGTACTTCCATGAGCGGGAAGACTTGGACTTTAAGATAAATGAATTGCAGCTTACTAAAGAAGATTACTGTTGTGTAATCGAAAAACTAAAATTGGAGCTTCAAGCAGCAAGACAGCATTGTGAAACCGCTGTAAAAGAGCATAAGTTAGAGACTCAAGCTCTGAAAGAGCAACACAAGAGAGAAATTTCTGAACTAAATGAAACTTTATTATCTggttctgaaaaagaaaaaatgacattAGTTTTTGAAATGCAGGAACTTAGAGAACAACTTGAAAAGGTAactcaggaaaaagaagaagcgGTGTCCAATTACAATAGCCTAAGAGAAACAATGGAAACTCTACAAACTGAGCTAGGGGAATCTGCTGGAAAGATCAGCCAGGAGTTTGAATCAATGAGACAACAGCAAGCTTCTGATGTCAGTGAACTGCAACAGAAACTCCGAGCTGCTTTTAATGAAAAGGATGTTCTTCTTGAAACTGTGAATCGCCTCCAGGAAGAAACGAAAAAATTGTCATCTAATCAGCTAGAAATAGAAGAACTTAAATGTAAAATTGTTAGTCTCCAGGAGGAGAATAGCACAATAACAAGTTCCATTGACCAAAAAGAGACTGCTATGAAAGAACTggaagagaagatcagtgctctTACTGATCAAAACAAGGATAttttaaatgaagtaaaatgcTTGGTTGAAGAAAGAGAAACCCTTCAGGAAACATGCAAGCAAGAACATAGACAAGTGCAGGAACTTCAGCAAGAAGTAGATGTTGCTAACCAGTACAATAGCGACCTGAAGAAAAAAGTGGAGGATTTAACAGAGAGACTGAACGAAGCTTTAACTAGGAAGAGTGAAAACGCTCAAATGCTAGAGCAACTGGAAAACCAGATTGGATCTCTAGTGCGTGAAAAAGAGAACCTTTCATCTGAAGCATGTACTCTTCgtgaggaaaataagaaaatcctTCAGGAAAAAGGTGAATTAAGTGAAGAGCTCGAAAAGATTACATCTGAAAAAGGTGGTTGGTTAGTGTTGAAAGAGCAGTCTGAAAACTTAGAAAAGAAACTACAGATGGTGACTGCAGAAAAAGACCAAATATCAACATTACTTGAAAGCGAACAAGTGCACAGATCCCTTGTAAGAGCTCAGCTGTACCACTTACTTGAGCAAGTTGGGTTCAGCGTTTCAGATTCTGATGGGGAATATGATTCTGTTAACTTGTTACACATTGTGAATGAATGCTTggcaaaaatgaaagaagagcAATGTCTTGCTTTACAGAATGAGGAGAAAATTCATCATTTGCAGCAGGAAGTTGAGAGActagaggaagaaaatgcagctcAATATACAGAACATAGATCCCTGATTGaggattttgaaaaagaaaaggctctcTTGAGAGAAGAATTGGAAGGAGCATTGTCTGAAAAAGAAGCACTTCAACATGATATCCAGGAGCTGAAGAATGCCAGTGAAAAATCAAGGATTGAAAATCAAGATCCTTTAGCTAATATTGAAGAGATCACTCAAAAACTTGCTTTTTATGAAAGTCAAatacaacaacagcaaaaaggatCAGAAAAACAAGACGACTTAAATTTCATTCTGGAACAAAAGGAAGCTGAACTTAGAAATGTGAAAGACGAACTGAGTTCTCTAAAG ACTTTAATGGAGACAGTGACTGAGAAAACTGATCAACAGTCTTCAGTAGCAGAGCTTCAAGAAAAAATTG gaagaCTGGAAAAAGAAGCTGCAGACAAAGGAGAGAAGCTAAATAAAATTAAGGTGGTTGctgtaaaagcaaagaaagaattaGATGCCAGTCGAAAAGAG ATGCAGGCACTGAAGGAAGAATTGGAGTTGGTTCGATCAGAAAAAGATCAGTTGTCTGCTTCAATGAAAGATGTCATTCAAGGAGCTGAAAGCTATAAG AATCTTTTGATGGAATACGATAAGCAAGGAGAACAGCTGGATTCTGAAAAAAGCAGAGCAAGTAATCTTGAACATCAGATAGATGACCTTACAAGACAGCTACAGGTGTCATCCCAGCAG CATGATCAGTTACAGTCTGCTAATGAAGACCTCCTGGCTCGTGTTGAAACACTGCAACATAATGCTAAGCTGCTGGAAGCTCAGATACTGGAGGTACAAAGAGCCAAGGCAAAGGCTGACAAAGAACTAGAAGCCGAAAAGCttctaaaagaacagaaaacaaag GAACATAGTGGTGCTCTCCGAGAAATGGAGGAGCTTCAGATGcaacttcagaaggaaaagaaacagctgcagaaaaccaTGCAAGAACTAGAGCTGGCCAGAAAG GATGCTCAAAAGAGTACACTGATGGATATGGAAATAGCTGATTATGAAAGGCTAGTAAAAGAACTTAATCAGAAGATTACTGATAAAGACAGTAGAATAGAAGATCTCGAGCAAGAGACGGGgattcagaaacagaagcaagagACCCTACAGGAAGAAATAA AGTCCCTTCAGTCAACTATGCAACAGGATGAGGAAAGAAATGCCAAGATAAAACAGCTCCTGgtgaaaaccaaaaaagaacTGGCTGATTCAAAACAAGCT GAAAATGACCATCTAATGCTGCAGGCATCATTAAAAGGGGAACTGGAAGCCAGTCAACAACAAGTGGAAGCCTATAAG ATTCAAGTGGCTGTACTAACATCAGAAAAGCATAAAGTTCAGGAACACCTGCGAACTTCTTCAGAACAACACCAGCGTACATTGAGTGCTTACCAGCAAAAAATAGCAACCTTGCAAGAAGAGTGCAGAGCAGCACAG GCTGAACAAGCATCTGTTACTTCTGAATTCGAGAGCTACAAAGTCCGTGTTCATAATGttctaaaacagcaaaagaataaaTCTGCTTCTCAGCCTGAATCTGAGGGAGCCAAACAAGAAAG agAACAGTTGGAAATGGTGATAGATCAACTTAAAGTGAAGCTGCAAGATGCTCAGCATAATTCACAGATGAATGCGTCTGAACTCCAGGCGTTGCAGTCTGAACACGACACCCTGCTGGAAAGACACAATAAGATGCTACAAGAGACTGTTGCAAAAGAGGCAGAACTCCGTGAAAA GCTTTGCACAATACAATCTGAGAACATGGTCATGAAAACAGAGCATGCCCAGACTTTAAGTCAGCTGACAGCCCAGAATGAAGCTCTCCGTAACAATTTCAGAGATCAAGTCAGGAACCTGCAAGAAGAGCACAGGAAGACAGTAGAGACACTTCAGCAGCAACTGTCCAGAGTAGAAGCTCAGCTTTTCCAACTCAGGAATGAACCAAGCACTAGAG ctagggaagagggagaaggcaTGGAAACAACGGACACAGAGTCTGTCTCTTCAGCCAGCACCTACGTACCATCCCTAGAACAACTTCTGAACTCCCCGGAAGCAAAACTTG AACCATCCCAGTGGCAAACAGAACTGACCAAGGATGAACTGATGCAGAAACTGAACACAACAGCGAAGAGTGCCGATCATTTGAATGAATTACTACGGGAATCAGAAGCAACCAATGCAATTCTCATGGAACAAATAAAG CTTCTTAAGAATGAAATAAGAAGGTTGGAAAGAAATCAAGAGAGAGAAAAGTCTGTGGCTAATCTAGAATACTTAAAGAATGTTCTACTTCAGTTCATATTTCTAAAATCAGGAAGCGAGAAAGAAAGGCTGCTCCCAGTAATAGACACCATGTTGCAGctcagccctgaagagaaggggAAGCTAGTTGCAATTGCCCAAG gtGAGGAGGAGAGTACCTCACGGCCTTCTGGGTGGGCTTCATACCTCCACAGCTGGTCAGGGCTTCGATGA